The Streptococcus sp. DTU_2020_1001019_1_SI_AUS_MUR_006 sequence AAACAAATTGAAAAGAACTTTTTTGAAGAAAATGAAACCTATTTTCGAATAGTCTACCTCTGGGCAGAAGGTTTGCTTGATAGTAAGCAAGGAAGAGCAGAGGAAGGGCAGAGAAAGATGGAGGACGCTATTCGTATTTTCGAGATGATTGGTTGTAGCAGATCTGCTGACTATTATAGAAGCACCATGGAGTGTTGAATATCTGCAACTAGATAAAATAACTTGAAACGATAGGACTGTGAAGATACTTATTAGCATTAGACAAATTCTATCGTTTTCGTTATCAGTTTAGTCTGTTGCATATATTCAAAAATGTCTTCTCGTAAGATTCTTGATGCTATACTAGAGCTACCATAAAAGTAGTATGTGAGAAAGAGAGGAATCTATATGAAACTATTACTAAGAAATCAAGCATACAGAGTTTTGAGTTTATCACGATTTTTCAATGCTTTTGGAGCTTCCATTTTTAATTTAGTGTTTGTGGTCTATGCCTCGACTTTGCCAGAGGCTTCTGTTGCCGTTGCCATGGCGAATGTTGTGATGATGCTTCCAACTCTTTTTACAGTTTTTGTGGGGATTCGGGCAGATTATACCAAGGACAAGGTCAAATGGATGACCTATGTCGGTTTATTTCAGGCGGTTTTATTTTTTCTAGCAGCCCTAGTTGTTCAGCAAGCTAGTTTCTTTGCCTTTTCGACCCTTTGCCTCATCAATGTCATTAGTGATGTAGCCAGTGATTTTGCGGGTGGCTTGCGAATGCCTCTCGTTAAAGAAAAGGTAGCAGAGTCAGATCTGATGGAGGCCTATTCCTTTTCTCAGTTTATTACCTACATCTCTGCGATTGGCGGCCAAGCTTTTGGAGTTTGGCTATTAGGGGTGTCAACACAGAACTTTTCGCTCGTAGCGGTAATCAATGCCATATTTTTCCTAGTGTCAGCTCTCGTTCTCTTTTTAGGAAGGGCTGAATTAGGCTTATCAACTCCACTTGTTGATAGTAAATCACTGAAAAATGAGAAACTTTCTATCAAAGATCAATTTTTAACGATTTACCGAAACTTACGCCTCGTTTTTCTTAAAAGTGGACAGAAAAACTTTGGTTTTATGCTCTTTGCTATCTTGATTATCAATGCTTTGGGTGGTGCCTTAGGTGGTATCTATAACATCTTCCTTTTAAATCATTCCTTACTGAATTTTTCCTACAAGGATGCCTTGTTTATCTTACAATTGATTACCTTATTAGCAGTTATCATCAGTAGCCTTACTGGCAATGATTATTTTGGGAAGCAATCTCTACCTAGATTGATGATGTGGGTTACATTAGGAGCCAGTCTAGTTGGTCTATCTAATTTGTTAAACCAAGTCTTGCTCGGGATGCTTTTCGTCTTTTTTACCATGTATGTTTCTGGGAAAATTTCTCCAAAGATTAGTGCTCTGCTCATGAAAAATCTTGCTCCAGAGGTTCTCTCTCGTACCAGTAATTTTTTAGGTTTGTTGTTTACTCTATCTATACCAGTGGGGACAGCCTGTTTTTCACTGGTGGCAGTATGGGATATACAGTTAACATGGGCTCTGTTTGTTGGGCTTTCCTTGCTTGCGATTCTCCTAGCTAGTCTTAATCTCAAACATGAAATTTAGGTGTTAGTCTTCTTTTCACACTGTCCCAATCCCCTCATTTATGGTAAAATAGGACTATTAAGTTATAAAGAGGATTCCCTATGAAATTACAAAAACCAAAAGGAACGCAGGATATTTTACCTGCTGAGTCTGCCAAATGGCAGTACGTTGAAGGCTTTGCGCGTGAAATCTTCAAACGCTACAACTACGCAGAAGTGCGTACTCCTATTTTTGAGCACTACGAAGTCATCAGTCGTTCTGTTGGAGACACAACTGATATCGTAACCAAGGAAATGTATGACTTTTACGACAAGGGAGACCGTCATATTACCCTCCGTCCAGAAGGAACTGCTCCAGTCGTTCGTTCTTATGTGGAAAACAAACTCTTCGCACCAGAAGTTCAAAAACCAAGTAAGTTCTACTACATGGGGCCAATGTTCCGCTATGAGCGTCCACAAGCAGGTCGTTTGCGCCAATTCCACCAGATTGGTGTGGAGTGCTTTGGCTCTAGCAATCCAGCTACCGATGTGGAAACTATCGCTATGGCAGCCCACTTCTTGAAAGAAATTGGCATACAAGGTGTTAAATTGCACCTCAACACTCTTGGAAATCCTGAGAGCCGTGCGGCTTACCGTCAGGCCTTGATTGACTACTTAACACCGCTCAAGGAAACCTTGTCTAAGGATAGCCAACGTCGCTTGGAGGAAAATCCTCTCCGTGTCTTGGACTCTAAGGAAAAAGAAGATAAGGTAGCAGTAGAGAATGCGCCTTCTATTTTGGATTTCCTTGATGAAGAAAGCCAAGCTCATTTTGATGCTGTGCGTCAGATGTTGGAGAATCTGGGTGTAGACTACATCATCGATACCAATATGGTGCGTGGTCTAGACTACTACAACCACACTATTTTCGAGTTTATCACTGAGATTGAGGGCAATGACCTGACAGTCTGTGCGGGTGGTCGTTACGATGGTTTGGTTGCTTACTTTGGTGGCCCTGAAACTGCTGGATTTGGTTTTGGACTTGGTGTAGAGCGCCTGCTTCTCATCCTTGAAAAGCAAGGTGTGGCCCTCCCTATCGAAAACGCCCTAGATGTCTATATCGCAGTCTTGGGTCAAGGGGCAAATGTCAAGGCTTTGGAATTGGTACAAGCCCTTCGCCAACAAGGTTTCAAAGCAGAGCGTGATTACCTCAATCGTAAACTCAAAGCTCAGTTCAAGTCAGCCGATGTCTTTGCGGCTAAGACCCTCATCACTCTAGGTGAGAGCGAAGTCGAAAGCGGACAAGTAACGGTCAAGAACAATCAAACCCGAGAAGAAGTGCAAGTGTCGCTTGAGACAATCAGCCAAAACTTCTCAGAAATCTTTGAAAAACTAGGGTTTTAATGATAGATAAACTGGTCAGGATTTTATTCCTGACCTTTTTCTTTTGCAAAATGACAAAAATCTTAAACTTTTTGACAAAGATAATTGTCAAAAATAAAAAGATATGTTACAATGAAATCAAGTTAAGAAATAAAGAACTAGGAGGGGGCCACATGTGGGTATGGATTTTTTTTCCTTTTCTCGTCTTGATTTATAGTAGTCAATCTAAAAAAATCAAGCGGTTAGAGAAAAGGTTAAAGGTAATCGAAAGAAAAGAGAAAGGAAATATAGATATGTCAAGATTATTGCAAGAATTAATTGGGAAAAAACCAACAATCGTTGGACAAGTGTTTGGAACAAATTTATGGGAAGTTGTGGATGTTGATGAGGAATGGGTCAAACTACGTCATGTTGATAAAAATGGGAAAGAAAAATTCAAGTTGCAACGTATTGAGGATATCCAAGCCGTTGAATTTGATGGAGAGTAGGTGTGTAACATGCAACTAAAAAACCGTCTAAAAGAGCTTCGGGCTCGCGATGGCCTGAATCAAACCGAGCTGGCCAAACTAGCTGGCGTGTCCAGGCAAACCATCAGTTTGCTAGAGCGGGATGAGTACACGCCCTCCATCGTCATTGCTCTGAAGATTGCTCAGATCTTCAATGAGCCAGTCGAGTCAGTTTTTCGCTTAGAGGAGGATGAGTGATGAACAAGTATAAAGTGATTTATTATCTCTGTATCGTTGTGTTTATCGTGAATCTTTTGGCTATGATTGGAAGCCTATTTGGTTGGTTTACAATCGTTGAAAGTAAGTATCTCTTCTGGATAAATTTAGTGCTACTATTAGTCTTTAGATGGGTAGAGAGAAAGATAAAATTCAAAGAGCTCGTAAAAGGAGAAAAGTTATGAAAGAATTTTTAGCAGGTTTTCAAGTCGATACTGAAGACAAAGCACTTGCAGGTGTTTGTGCAGGTTTAGGAAATTATTTTAACATCCAAACCAACATCGTTCGTTTGGTGACGCTCTTCTTGTTTCTCTCTTCGACGGAGATTGGTATTTTAACAGTTACAGCCTATGCTTATCTAGCAGGTTGGCTTGGCAATGAGCCCTTGGGAGATAGAGCGAAAAAAGCAAGAAATCAAGCTATTCTCTTATTTGTTGTTTGTTTGCTTTTGGTGTCGCTTGGAGCAGAAGGTTTGACAGCTATTTTTGAATCAGGTAAAGCCTTTGGTCAATGGTTGGCTGGATTAGTTTAGAGGGAGGATGAAAATGAAAAAGAAACGAATCTTATACTTCTTAGCGATTGGTGTTTTAGGCTATTTTACAGGTATGCTTGCAGGTCGTGCTTGGGCATTGGGCACAAGTTTTAATTTGAATACTCTAGTTCCATGGATTTCAGCATCTTGTTTATTGATAGCTTTGATTAGCATTTTTTTAACTATCTATTTCTTAAAAAAGAGTCGGAAATTCCATGCTTTATATCAAATGGAAATAGATGACGATGTGAATGAAACTTATTATGTACAAATGTATCGAAATCTCGAGTTTGGTACGATTGCTTTTAACATTGTGTCAGTTATGACTATATTAGCTTTATTCATCTCTATGAATGAAGTGGTGATACTCCGTACAAGTTTTATCGTTCTAGGACTTTCTGTTCCAGCTCTTATTTTAGCTGCAGTACTTCAAAAATATCTTTTCAAGACGATTTCGATTGTTCGTCAGTTTGATTTGGCATTTTTCTCTATTCCAAAGGATGTGTTAGATTATGTAAATTCTTACGATGAAGGAGAACGACAAGCTAATTTGGAACAGAGTTTTCGAATTTTATTTCAATTAAACCAATATGTTTTACCAGGTTTGTATATTTTGATTGATATCGTTTCTGTACTTACGGGAGAAATTCAGTTATTAGGTCTTTTAGCTGTAGCTGTAGTCCATATTTATATCAATATAATGCAGATACCTATGGTGAAACGTTATTTTAAATAGAAAAGATCACTTAAACTATTTAAGGTTATTGGCTAGTTTAGATAGAGGTCAGAAAATGAAAAATAATCGTAGATGGTTGAGAGTAGTAGTGTGTATGTTAAGTGCTTTTGTAGGAGCCTTTGCTTACACTCTTAGAGGTATAGCTGAACAGATTCAAATGTCACAAGTCTTACACACTGTTTATGGATTCGCTCTCGTTATTGGAGGAATTTCCTTCATCTTAGCCCTGTATTATCTTGGCAAAAGTCGAGAAGTTTATACTCTTTATCAAAGGGGGACAGAGGAAGAAGATAGTGATCAGACCTATGTAAGAGCCTATCGTTACTTAGATTATGGTTCGGTTTCTTCAAATGTTTTGATGATAGCAATGATGACCAGTGGGATCATACTGATTTCTCCGATATTTAAGAATACCTTGCTAATTCTTCCTGCTCTTATTCTATTATGCTTATACATTATTGTTGCCAATTACTTGTTGCGAACTATTTTTATCGTTCGACACTATAAACTGTCTGTTTATTACACTCCAAAAGATATTTTAGCATATCTTAACAGTTATGATGAGGGAGAAAAGCAGGCAGAGATGGAAAGTGCCTATTTAACTCTGTTTAGGTTGAATCAGATTTTACTGCCATCACTCTATTTTTTATTGATAGTATTATCAGTTGTTTTACGAGAAATACAAGTGGTTGCCTTAGTTCTTTTAGTCGTCATTCATTTTTATATAACTATCGCACAATTAAGAAAAACAAAACGTTATTTTAAATAGGAGTCTTTTATGAAAACACTTAAAAACATTGGCTGGTTTGTTCTTGCTTTCTTATCATTTTTGTTTATCTACGGTTTTATTCAGACTTTACCTCTGATTGCTCTTGGTTCAGGTGCACCTATAGTCGGTGTTCTTCCGCTTTATATTCTATTAGCAGGAGCTTTTACCTTCTTAACATACAAGTGGTATAAGACAGGAACTGTTACGATAGAAAAAACGGGCCTTAACAAATACATCTGGTTGCCTGCCTTGGTATGGGTCCTTATCATTGTTGTACAAAATTTCTTACCAAATGATCCATCTGTCAGTCAACAGACGGCAGAACAATTGACTCATAATCAACCTCTCTTCTCTTTCTTCATGATTGTTGTCTTTGCACCCCTGACAGAAGAGTTGACCTTTAGAGGTCTGTTAGCTCGTTATGTCTTCCCTCAGCAGGATAACGTCAAGCAGACAGTACTCTTTCTTCTTGTAAGTACTATCATTTTTGCCCTTGTTCATTTCCCTGGCACTCCTCAACAATTCCTAGTGTATGGTTCCCTCGGTTTGAGCTTGGGCTTGGCATATATCAGCAAAGGTGGTTTGGCATACAGCATTGCTTTACATGCTTTAAATAATTTAATCGGATTTTTAATGATTCTCATGCTATAATAGACTCAGGAGGAAGTCATGAAACGAGTGATATTATTAGCAGTGATTCAGGCAGTTGTACTCTTCTTCATTATTGGAGCGCTTGCCTATGCTTTTAAAGGGGATTTCTTTTATAACCATCTAGCAGTTATCTTTGCACCAATCGCAGGTATTATGCGATTTGCGACAGCCTATGCAACGGAGATTGTTCTCCCTAAAAAGGCTGCAGAGATTGCTGAAAAGCGAAAAAAATAAAGAAATACCAAGTAAAATAAGGTCCAGCGAATGATTTTGCTGGATTTTTTCATTTATAGCAGGATTCTTCTCAACTTTTCTGATGATTTTCATGAAGAGCCTGCGCTTTTATGGTAAAATAGTAACAGAATAAAAGAGGAGAGAAAACATGAAACGTAGTATGTATGCTGGTCGTGTTCGTGAGGAACACATCGGACAAGAAATTACCTTGAAAGGATGGGTAGCCCGTCGTCGTGACCTTGGTGGTTTGATCTTTATCGATCTTCGTGACCGTGAAGGAATCATGCAGTTGGTTATCAACCCAGAAAAAGTATCTGCAGAGGTGATGGCAACAGCTGAAAGCCTTCGTAGTGAATTTGTCATCGAGGTGACTGGTCAAGTTGCTGCACGTGAGCAAGCCAATGATAAGTTGGCGACTGGTGCAGTTGAATTGAATGTAACAGCTCTTTCTGTACTTAACACAGCCAAAACAACACCATTTGAAATCAAGGATGGCATTGAAGCGAACGATGATACGCGTCTACGTTACCGTTATCTTGACCTTCGTCGTCCAGAAATGTTGGAAAATCTTAAACTTCGTGCCAAAGTAACACATTCTATCCGCAACTACTTGGATGAGTTGGAATTTATTGATGTGGAAACGCCATTCCTTTCTAAGTCAACACCAGAGGGGGCGCGTGACTATTTGGTGCCTTCTCGTGTCAATAAGGGTCATTTCTATGCCCTTCCTCAAAGTCCGCAGATTACAAAACAGTTGTTAATGAATGCGGGATTTGACCGTTACTACCAAATCGTCAAATGTTTCCGCGATGAAGATTTACGTGGAGACCGTCAACCTGAGTTTACACAGGTCGACTTGGAAACTTCATTCCTTACTGAGCAAGAAATTCAAGATATCACAGAAGGTTTGATTGCGCGCGTGATGAAGGAAACAAAAGGCATCGAAGTAACACTGCCATTCCCTCGTATGAAGTATGATGATGCCATGGCTCTTTATGGTTCTGACAAGCCTGATACTCGTTTTGAGATGTTGCTTCAGGACTTGACAGAAGTGGTCAAAGGTGTTGACTTTAAAGTCTTTTCAGAAGCACCTGCTGTAAAAGCCATTGTGGTCAAAGGAGCTGCGGACAACTATTCACGTAAAGATATCGACAAGATGACCGAAGTAGCCAAACAGTACGGTGCCAAAGGTCTTGCTTGGGTCAAGGTTGTTGATGGAGAATTAAACGGACCAGTTGCGAAATTCTTGACTGGTATCCAAGCAGAATTGACTGCAGCACTTGGTCTTGAAGATAAGGATTTGGTTCTCTTTGTGGCTGATACGCTTGAAGTAGCCAATGCAACACTTGGTGCCCTTCGTGGACGTATTGCTAAAGAACTAGGCTTGATTGATCAGGATAAATTTAACTTCCTTTGGGTTGTTGACTGGCCAATGTTTGAATGGTCTGAAGAAGAAGGGCGTTATATGAGTGCCCACCATCCATTTACCCTTCCTCAAGCAGAAACTGCTCATGAGCTTGAAGGTGATTTGGCTAAGGTTCGTGCCATTGCCTATGATATCGTCTTGAACGGTTATGAGCTTGGTGGTGGTAGTCTTCGTATCAACCAAAAAGAACTCCAAGAACGCATGTTCAAAGCTCTTGGTTTCTCAGCTGAAGAAGCCAATGACCAGTTTGGTTTCCTTTTGGAAGCTATGGACTATGGTTTCCCACCACACGGTGGTTTGGCTATCGGTCTTGACCGTTTTGTCATGTTGCTCGCTGGAGAGGAAAATATCCGCGAAGTCATCGCCTTTCCTAAGAACAATAAGGCAACTGACCCAATGACGCAAGCACCATCAACAGTAGCTCTTAAACAACTAGAGGAACTTAATCTACAAGTAGAACAAGATGAAACAAACGAAACTAACTAAAAAGTGGTACCATTATCTTCGCCGCTTTGCTTATCGAGTAAGGATTTTGCGTGTTTTACAGAGTATCTCCCGAGAAAAATACGATGAAAAAATCTCAGCTTCTCTGGTATATGGTTTTCTATCAGCAGTAGCCGTCAATTTCTTTTTCCAACCAGGGCACGTTTATTCAAGTGGTGCGACAGGTTTAGCTCAGATTATATCTGCCCTTAGTAACCACTGGTTTGGTTTTCATTTCCCGATTTCAGTAGCCTTTTATGCCATCAATATTCCTCTCATGATTTTGGCCTGGTATCAAATTGGGCATAAGTTCACGATTTTTACCTTTATCACGGTATCCATGAGCTCGCTCTTTATCCAGTTTGTGCCTGTGGTGGTCTTAACAGAGGATCCCATCATCAATGCCCTTTTTGGGGGTGTTGTCATGGGATTGGGGATCGGCTTTGCTTTACGTCATAACATCTCCAGTGGAGGAACAGACATTGTCAGCTTAACCATTCGTAAGAAGACTGGTCGTAACGTCGGAAGTATCTCTTTCTTGGTTAATGGTACAATCATGTTGATTGCAGGAGTGACCTTTGGTTGGAAATATGCCCTTTATTCCATGATTACCATCTTTGTCTCAAGTCGTGTGACAGATGCAGTTTTCACCAAGCAAAAACGCATGCAGGCCATGATTGTTACTAGCAATCCAGATGCCGTCATTGAGAAAATCCATAATAAATTGCACCGTGGAGCAACCATGATCCATGATGCTGAAGGAACTTATAATCACCAGCGTAAGGCTGTTTTGATTACGGTTATCACTCGTGCAGAGTTCAATGATTTTAAATTAATCATGAAGCAAGTTGATCCAACAGCATTTGTTTCTGTTTCAGAAAATGTTCATATCCTAGGCCGATTTGTCGAAGTCGAAAACTAAAGATTTCAGGACATCTTCAAATTCCATTAGTGATACCTTGCTCTAGTTTACTAATAGTTATTTATAACAATGAATAGAACGAAAAAACCAACTCTTGAACATATTGTCAGAGTTGGGCTTTTTTATTTTTCAACGATTTTGTGGGCAATCAACTGGCGGTAACAAATTTGTTTGTTGTTTTTAGCATCATTGATGATCTGGAGAATAGTTTCAAAGGAAACACGACCAAGCTCCAAACTATTGATATCGACATAGGCCGCCAAGTTGAGCTTGGGATTGACTGAGTCGAAGCTGAGGACAGGGACATCCAGTTGGTGTTTTGCGATGTAATCACAGACCCCTGCAGCAAGGAGACTATCAATGGTAATAATAGCGTCAATATTTGGATTGTGTTTGAAGAGAAGTCTACTAAAGCGATAACCATTATCTTCAAGAAATTCAGTAGCAAAGTAAGTCAGATTAGTATCGAGAGGAAGTTGGTGTTGTTTTAGAGCTAGCTCGTAACCTGTCAGACGGTCTAGTGTTACGAAGAGTCGCTTAGTACCTCCGATAAAGGCAATTCGCTTGCATCCTTTTTTGATGAAATACTCTGTCGCATCAAAACCAGCTTGGACATTGTCATTATCGACAAGTGGAATGAAGGGAGATAGAGATTTACCTAAGATAAGGAAAGGAAATTGCTCGTCTACTACTAACTTAACCAAAGGGTCCTCTTCTTGGGCATAGAGGAAAATCAAACCGTCTACACGCTTACCATAGACCATCTGAGAAATAGCTTTAAGACGCTCTTTGGCATCTTTACCTGTCGCAATCTGAATGGCGTAGTGGTTTTCAGAGGCGACTTGGGCGATACCACGGAGGACAGATGGGAAGAAAGGATTTTGATAGAAGGCATCTGAGTCGTCAGGAAGCACCAAGCCAATAACTTGGGTATAACTGCTTACCAAGCTACGAGCGTTGAGGTTGGGGTGGTAATTGAGCTCCTTCATAGCCTTGCGAACGCGTTTTTTTGTTTCATCGCTAATGGTTGATTTATTTTGAATAACACGGGTTACGGTTGAAGGTGAAACACCAGCAGCCTTGGCCACGTCTTTAATCGTAACAGGCATAATAATCTCCTACTTATGGTAGTCTGGATCACGGAAATGCGTTTTGTAAAAGATAGTGACCAGGTATAGAACAAATAAAATATTTTGAACAGTAATTAAAGTGGCCATATTTTGGCCTAGGAGACCTAGAATCATAGCAAGTAAGGTTGGTAATCCTAAACAGTTCAAAATGAAATGATAGCACTCTTTGTAGCTTTTAAATGAAAAGAGACGCGATTTTTTCGTGAAGTAGAGCAAGAGGCTAGCACCTAAAGCAACAATAAAAAAATTAAGTCCAAAGAGGAAGCTAGAACCTAGCACAAGAAAGAGACTAATATAGGCGCGATTCTGTTGATACCAGTCTTTAGAAATGGCTTGTGTTAAGCTTTCCTTGCTTTGGAAGCTCTCAGTCGTTATCGCGTGATAGCGAATGCTGGTCAATTCTTTTCCTTGCTTACTGATGATGAGTTTCTCAGGTTCAAAGTTCAGAAGTAATTCCTCAGGGAAGTTTGAACTAGAAGGGTCTCCGATTTGGATAGAAGCTTGATGAGGAGATGAACCTGCATAGCTCAACTTACCATCTACAATCTTTGCATTGGCAGCCAAATCCTGAACCACACTATCCGTCAAAGGAGTGTAGACATCATCGATGAAAGTTTCTAAAGGATAAGTTTCCTGAGAACTGTTTTGGATAGCAATAGGGATCATCGACAAGCTAATCAAGAAGATACTGGTAAAAATCAGTTGGAACCAGTTGAGACCAAAACGTTGAGATAGGGGCTTACGGAATCCCCAGATACTATTAAAATAAGAAAATGGATATGGCAACATAATTCTCTTTCTAAGGCATTTTTCTATATGAGTATTATATAGAGAAATGTGTTTAATTTCAAGTGGGTCAGGTACAATGCTGGTTGAAAGTAGGCTTTTGCTTTAAATTGTTCATAAACAAGAAGCATTACCTTAAACTTTTATTTCTCATCAGATTATCTAAGTAAGGACAAGTTTCAAAATGAAAAAGGGTGGCGGGGGTATATTACCCCTTGTCGCCACCGCTTGTAAGTCCTGAAACGAAGTTCTTTTGCAAGAAGAAGAAAAGTGTACAGATTGGAAGAGCGATGAGGATAGCACCTGCTGAGAAGTAGGCAATCTTCAAGTTCTTCGCATTGCTAACGAAGGTTTGTAGACCAACGGCAACTGTAAAGTATTCTTTCTCACGAAGCAAGAAACTAGAGAGGATGTAGTCTCCGAAAGGTCCCATGAAGGCCCAGAGTGCTTGTACCGCCACCATTGGGCGAACAAGAGGGAGAACGATTTGCCAGAAGCGGCGGAAGTGTCCTGCACCATCAAGTTTTGCAGATTCATCAAGAGACATTGGCACGGTGTCAAAGTAACCTTTCATGAGCCAAGCATTCATCGGAATACCTCCACCAACATAAAGGAAGATGAGGAACCAGCTATGGTTAAGGGCGTTCAACATGAGGGCCATAACGAAGAAGGCAGTCAAAGCAGCCATTGTAGGCACCATTTGGATAATCAAGAAGAAGACCAAACTTTGCTTACGAGCCAAGAAATTGTAACGGCTATAAGCATAACCAGCAAGTACGATAATACTTGTTTGAACAGCCATGGTAATCAAGGCGATAATCAAAGTGTTGAGGTACCAAGTACCGTACAAGGTTTCAGTGAAGAGGCCTTTAAAGTTATCAAAATTGAGGTCGATGTTAGTATCTAGTTTAAAGGCTGAGACGTTACCTGCTTTAAAGGCTGACATGATGGTAATCAAAAGTGGATAGATAATCACGATTGATAGGCCAATTAAGTAGAGGTAAGTAAGGGTTTGAGTCAGTCTACGTTTGAGTTTAATTGAGTTATTCATCTTAGACGTCCTCCATATCAAATGCGTGTAGTTTCTTGAAGGCAATCATAGAAATAGAGATGACAATGATTGAAATAATCAAGGTAACGGCAGCTGCCATAGAGTATTGGGGAGCTGTACCTGTTGTCAAACGGTAAATCCATGAGATCAAGATATCGGTTGAACCAGCTCCACCACCGACACTACCAGGACCACCGCCATTGAAGAGGTACATGATAGAGAAGTTGTTGAAGTTGAAGGTGTATTGGCTGATTAAAGTAGGCGCTGCAACAGCCAAAATCATTGGGAAAGTGATGCTGCGGAATTTTTGCCAAGCGTTTGCACCGTCGATATAAGCTGCTTCATACAAGTCGTTTGGAATAGACTGTAGAATACCGAGAGTTAGGACATAGATATAAGGGAATCCAAGCCAACCTTGCATCATAATCAAGGCAACCTTAGTCCAAGTAGGGTCTGTTTTCCAAGGAATGAGTGCTCCATCGAGGAATGGAAGAACCTTAGCAAAGAGAGGGATTACTTGAGTATTGATAGCACCAACACTATCGTTGAACATGTTTGAGAATGTCAAGATAGTGATAAAGGCTGGAACTGCCCAAGGTAGAAGGAAGATGACACCAAAGATACGTTTCCCCTTGATGAATGGTTGGTTAGCAATAATAGCTGTAAAGATACCGAGTACGATTTGCAAAGTCGATGCAGATAAAGCCCAGATAATAGTCCAAGAAAGAACAGAACCGAAGGCTGAACGGAAGGTACTCAAGCTCCATATATTTGTAAAGTTAGTCAATCCAACCCAATCCAACAATTTATTTGGTGGTAAATGTTGGAAATCGTAGTTAGTAAAGGCAATCATCAAGGTTACAATAACCGGGAAGATGATTGCAAATGTCATGGCAACGTAAGATGGAATGATAAGCAAGTAAGGGAATCCATTTTCATAGATACCTTTAATCATATCCTTAAGTGTCAATGGGACAGGGATGCCATTATTGATACGTTTTGCAATAGTGTGAGCGTCTTTAATATTGAGAATATAAAAGGCTAGATAAACAATTACAAAAATAGAGTGGAATGCACCACGAATCAACATGAAGAGAGAGTTGTCACGGCCAGGTTTTTCACCAAGCGTGATTAAGTTGCTCAATTCAGGTGCTGCAAGTACTATAAAATAGAGGACAAAAGCTAATGTTACAGCAAGGAAGATAAAACCTTTGGCTTTTTGTTTGTTATAGATTTGCCCCAACCCAGGAATCAATGAAAGCAAGGCTGCTTTTCTTGGTTGTTGTTCCATGAGTGCTCCTTTCATAAGATGTGAACGTCAAGCTGAGTTCTGTTAATATCTAAAAATCAAGGGGGATAAGTTTTAAATCCCCCTTGAATCAATCAATTAGTTACCAAATTTTTGTTGGATTGTTTCTTTGATCAATGTTACAGCATCAT is a genomic window containing:
- a CDS encoding DUF1189 family protein — its product is MLPYPFSYFNSIWGFRKPLSQRFGLNWFQLIFTSIFLISLSMIPIAIQNSSQETYPLETFIDDVYTPLTDSVVQDLAANAKIVDGKLSYAGSSPHQASIQIGDPSSSNFPEELLLNFEPEKLIISKQGKELTSIRYHAITTESFQSKESLTQAISKDWYQQNRAYISLFLVLGSSFLFGLNFFIVALGASLLLYFTKKSRLFSFKSYKECYHFILNCLGLPTLLAMILGLLGQNMATLITVQNILFVLYLVTIFYKTHFRDPDYHK
- a CDS encoding sugar ABC transporter permease codes for the protein MNNSIKLKRRLTQTLTYLYLIGLSIVIIYPLLITIMSAFKAGNVSAFKLDTNIDLNFDNFKGLFTETLYGTWYLNTLIIALITMAVQTSIIVLAGYAYSRYNFLARKQSLVFFLIIQMVPTMAALTAFFVMALMLNALNHSWFLIFLYVGGGIPMNAWLMKGYFDTVPMSLDESAKLDGAGHFRRFWQIVLPLVRPMVAVQALWAFMGPFGDYILSSFLLREKEYFTVAVGLQTFVSNAKNLKIAYFSAGAILIALPICTLFFFLQKNFVSGLTSGGDKG
- a CDS encoding LacI family DNA-binding transcriptional regulator, which gives rise to MPVTIKDVAKAAGVSPSTVTRVIQNKSTISDETKKRVRKAMKELNYHPNLNARSLVSSYTQVIGLVLPDDSDAFYQNPFFPSVLRGIAQVASENHYAIQIATGKDAKERLKAISQMVYGKRVDGLIFLYAQEEDPLVKLVVDEQFPFLILGKSLSPFIPLVDNDNVQAGFDATEYFIKKGCKRIAFIGGTKRLFVTLDRLTGYELALKQHQLPLDTNLTYFATEFLEDNGYRFSRLLFKHNPNIDAIITIDSLLAAGVCDYIAKHQLDVPVLSFDSVNPKLNLAAYVDINSLELGRVSFETILQIINDAKNNKQICYRQLIAHKIVEK
- a CDS encoding YitT family protein, whose product is MKQTKLTKKWYHYLRRFAYRVRILRVLQSISREKYDEKISASLVYGFLSAVAVNFFFQPGHVYSSGATGLAQIISALSNHWFGFHFPISVAFYAINIPLMILAWYQIGHKFTIFTFITVSMSSLFIQFVPVVVLTEDPIINALFGGVVMGLGIGFALRHNISSGGTDIVSLTIRKKTGRNVGSISFLVNGTIMLIAGVTFGWKYALYSMITIFVSSRVTDAVFTKQKRMQAMIVTSNPDAVIEKIHNKLHRGATMIHDAEGTYNHQRKAVLITVITRAEFNDFKLIMKQVDPTAFVSVSENVHILGRFVEVEN
- the aspS gene encoding aspartate--tRNA ligase, whose product is MKRSMYAGRVREEHIGQEITLKGWVARRRDLGGLIFIDLRDREGIMQLVINPEKVSAEVMATAESLRSEFVIEVTGQVAAREQANDKLATGAVELNVTALSVLNTAKTTPFEIKDGIEANDDTRLRYRYLDLRRPEMLENLKLRAKVTHSIRNYLDELEFIDVETPFLSKSTPEGARDYLVPSRVNKGHFYALPQSPQITKQLLMNAGFDRYYQIVKCFRDEDLRGDRQPEFTQVDLETSFLTEQEIQDITEGLIARVMKETKGIEVTLPFPRMKYDDAMALYGSDKPDTRFEMLLQDLTEVVKGVDFKVFSEAPAVKAIVVKGAADNYSRKDIDKMTEVAKQYGAKGLAWVKVVDGELNGPVAKFLTGIQAELTAALGLEDKDLVLFVADTLEVANATLGALRGRIAKELGLIDQDKFNFLWVVDWPMFEWSEEEGRYMSAHHPFTLPQAETAHELEGDLAKVRAIAYDIVLNGYELGGGSLRINQKELQERMFKALGFSAEEANDQFGFLLEAMDYGFPPHGGLAIGLDRFVMLLAGEENIREVIAFPKNNKATDPMTQAPSTVALKQLEELNLQVEQDETNETN